The DNA sequence CACGAGTTTATCATAGTAAGTCCTCAAATGCACCCTGGGATCACCAGTGCCATCAAACATCTCAAatttaggaggtttgtaaccctctggtagCTCCACATCTTTTTAGATACACAAATCTTACATAATTCAAAACTATGTAAGAGGCCCTGATAGCCCCTGTGTATTCATGTTATGAGTACGACGGCTCGCTAATACATCATTTtctcacttatagttatacattacgagttgtggccatgtcAGCTCATGATAGCTTATGATACAATATAGTCGTCCAAGTGGGCTTATATATGCTTAGTTATGCCCAGCGATTACGAATTACAGAGTGGTTCACTCGGGCCAGTATGGCACCGGGTGATAGCCATGCCTCACCTAGGTTGGGGTGTAACACatatttgcatgtacaaggttgtAGTTCAGTTTCAAAAGGAAGGTTATGAGTTTTAGACAGCACGGGAGATTTCAGATGTATAAGAGGATTTTAGCAATATCTTATATTGCCTGGGTAGGGTGTATGTGGCAGTAGATACATTGTGTGAGGATCTGTGGATATTTTGCTAGTACTACAGAGATCGCCTGGTTGTTGACGGTTGATGTATAGGTTTTCGCTACATGGCGTGGAAAGCTTATGGGAGTATTTCTCACGAGGTGATTGTGCAAAAGTGACGTATTATTCCTTTTAACAGGAAAGTTAGATATCAGATATGGAGATTCCTAGATTCATGAGGTTTAGGGAATGGATGCTCTCAGAGGCAGACTATTCCTTGGATGCAGACCGTGAAAGTATATTAAGGGTTAGACTGTTGATTGTATATGTTATGGATAtgttattgtggacttttggaaggaTATTTACCTGTTTTAGGATGATCGAAATTGATTTGGGGGCcaattggtaggcctaatgagaatgtgtttTCTGCATCGGATCAGGTTTGTTTAACCAGCACATCTTTTGCTGGGGATGTGTCAGCGACTAGAATTGACCTTATTCATGTCCTAATATGTTACATGTTCTACGCTCTTATGTtacgatgggttgtgagactACTTTACTGGATAACACAATTGTATGTTCCATACTTTTTCAAGTGCGACCGCACTTTTGACAATGTTGAACAGCCACCTCTCTGATGTTGTGCTTTTGCGACCGCAAAATTTTACGAAGTTCCACACTATTGCTCTGCACTGATGGACAAAAATTTTAGAGGACCTTTCATTTGGCACCTAAGATCAACTCTTGCAAGTGTGGTCCGCAGATGAAATATGCGGACGCACAAGAGCCTCTGTGGCAGCTTTTcttttctgcggtcgcacaaagaAAAAGTACGGTCTGCATTTCTTGCTTTGGTGACACAACCTTGTCTACCATTTCACATCTAACACTTATCCCTtcagcacacttcaaatcaagttagaaacaAGAAATATCATCTAActaaaagagaaaaaaggaaaagaacttggGTTTCCTCCTAAGAAGCACCTTACTTAACGGCGTGGCACGATGCAATGTTATAGAAACCTCAAGTGAAGTAAATAACCGTCGTCACGTGGCTCTCCCCAAATTTTACAGAGTAGTGCTTCacctggtgaccattgactcaaaatatttcattgttcttgttcttcaagtccaatgtaTCGAAAGAtgtcacaccaacaatttcaaacGGACCACTCCACTTTGACTTAAGCTTAACGGgtaacatcctcaaccttgaattgaacaataacactaGATCACCGACCTTGAATTCCTTGTTCCAAATAtacttgtcatgaagatatttcatcttttctttgtacaaggacgaactctcATAAGCATGATACtgaaactcatccaattcattcaagtgtGTAACCCGCAAATTTGCGGCTACATCCCAATaaagattcaatttcttcaagGCCCAGATTGCCTTGTGCTCTAATTCCACCAGAAGAttacaagctttcccgaacaccaaAGGGTATGAGGACATTCCGATAGATGTTTTGTAAGCCGTCATGTatgcccatagagcatcatcaagcttcttggaccaatctgtCCGGTTTGCATTTACCGtgttggacaaaatactctttatctcccggttagaGACTTCAACTTGATCACtagcttgagggtgatagggagttgtcagtttgtgagtaacaccatactttctaagtaaagtgtcaaaagccttgctgcaaaaatgtgacccccattgcttatgattgcacgtggagtaccaaatcttgtaaaaatattcttcttcaagaaagctacTACACTTCTAGCCTCACTGTTGGGTaaggcaatggcctcaacccatttagacacataatcccCCGCGACCAAAATGTAGGTGTTTTCATAAGAAACTCACAAAAGGGCCTATAAAGTCGATACCccaaacataaaaaatatcaGTCTCCAAGATGGTTATAAGAGGAATCTCATGTTTCTTTAAAATTCCAcaggcccgttgacattcatcacatcttttcaccaactCATTTGCAttcttgtagagagtaggccaatggAAACCACAACTTAGGACTTTAGCTGTCATTctcgctccaccatgatgacTACCATATAgaaaagaatgacaagccccaagaatatcaccttgctcGTCGTTCGGCACACATCTCCAAATcaccccatccgtgcaaatccgaaaaaggtatggctcatcccaatagtagtcttGACAATCCCTATTGAGCCTATTTCTttagtttgaagagaactcatccggagtgataccactcacaagaaaaACTTTGTTGacacgttgccccaaaacagccgcaactgctacatcacttgcatcacacatgagctcgaacGGAAAAATCCAATTTGAAGAGGTAATAAttggagtagttgtcaacttgaactttaattGTTCAAAAGAtctcatacaatcatcattgaaatggaacatggcatccttctcaaggagcttgcacaatgggtttaccactttagagaaatccttaATAAAGCGATGGTAGAAATCCGCATGGCCCAAGAACCTCCGCACATCCTTCACCGAGGTGGGGGTAAAACCTTAGAAATAACCTCAATCTtcgccttgtcaacttcaataccattctttgagatcttatggccaaggacaatgccttacTCAATCataaagtgacatttctcccaattgagtaccaaattagcttcctcacatcttgccaacactttgtccaaatcttcaagaaaatcatcaaaagaattcccgacCACCAAAAAGtcatccataaagacctcaaAGTAGtcttccaccatgtccgtgaaaatagccatcatacaccgttaaaAAGTCATcagtgcattgcacaaaccaaaaggCATCCATTTGAAAGCAAAGGTACCATATGGACATCTAAAAgtggttttctcttgatcttgCGTAGCAATAAGAATTTAGCtgtagcccgagtacccatcaagaaaataatagaaagcacgaccggtcaatctatcgagcatttgatcatAAATGGAAGAGGAATATGAtcattccttgtgactttgtttagctggAGTTGTGATTTGCGCAGTTTGAGGTaattaacacttctaaacttggtactgagggtatgaatccctgaaatacgtgttatgtggttggtattgaagtgacgcacatgctagtgatgggtgtgtgggcgtgcacagtggtaattgtgactcggttgattccgtgGTACCGTGTAGTTATCAAATCTTGATGCTATTCATGTAAtccctatgtgttagagtaattgagctgcgatccatgttagaaatcatgtttaggctatatgcttattctattgggacccactgaggccatttctgctattgagttatttacttaaattgcaattatatacgcagtcacattcatcatttgcatatcatatctcagtctctgttgtcatttattgttacatcatgctatcattgtttgggctgattggcatgagatttgtgagcccaatagactggagagattgatgactgagttggggtcTGAGAGCCATGTTATGAGTGATGTTGTAGATCAAGcttcacgccgcagcaggccttatagggtTTATCTATtgttataggatcgggctgcacgccacagcaggccatattggctttatattagcgcttgggcaggatccgcccattcggagtctgacatacctaCAGTGAGTGCAGGTACTGTATAGTGAGgagtgtgagacaatgagattgagtactctgagagtgtgagtacatgagttttatcactgtgatgcattacatgtaACATGCACATTTGATATGTAGACATAGAGACGTAACATTCCTCATACTAgctatacttggcatattttatcagtatTGAGCTTAAattattgaacttgaaagtatgtctatatttctgtactgtgtacgaattgattatggaatttatctgagttattactgtcatttccCTGTTATATCTGTACtgttattatctggatttggaTTGTACCTTTATGAGCccatcactgctttcagcccaaggttagtcttgttacttattgagcacATTGGATCAGTTGCACTAATACTACACTCTagacttcgtgtgcagatccaggtacatatgGACACGGTGGTTGCTAGACTTGGTGCAGTATCTGCTTGGAGATTgttgaggtagctgctatgacgcccgcagacctcgactctccttcctttcagtttatttagtattgttctatctttcagacagttgtattagaaATTTAGATTGTGTTGACACTTAGTAGCCCATGTACATGGTGACACCCTTATTTTAGGAGATTTTATAGTTGAGTCGCAGTTATGCTTatcggttatttatgagatttttcactATTAAACTTATTACATCATGCTTTTAATTTAAAATACgtagttattttgtgattgtcaGCTTCCCTAGtactgtgataggcgccatcacgatatgttgagatttgggtcgtgacaagttggtatcagaggctaggttacttaggtcttacaagttatgagcaggtttagtagagtcttgcgtattggtatggagacatctgtacttatcttcaagaggctaccgaaccgtaagaaaatttctctttcttgtattcttgtcatgcggatttgttgattctggaaactaaacttctattattctctcacatatggtaagGACACGTGCGACCGAATCCGGAGGACGACCACcggtaccaccagctagggctgcGAGAgcccgaggccgcggtagaggtcgaggtacAGCTCGTgcagcagctagagcagcacccgtggagccaccagtagctccatcCAGGAGCAGATACTAGATATGGTTGCTGGTgggactagctcaggcaccagctatgctCATTGTGATTCCAGACCTTCGAGAGGCTCTaacccagatattgactgtatgcactagccttgctcatgcGGTTTCAGTTCCGGCCGCACCATCCACTTCTCAGGCAGGGGGAGGTGCTCAAAATCCCTCCGCCCggactccagagcaggtagttcAAGGACTCCAGACACCGAGGGTACTACCATCCCAACCaattgtagctgctcaggcccaggttgGTCAACCTATGAGtgacgaggagcagaagagactagagcaGTTTGGAAGGCTCAGGCCTCCAGAGTTCAATGgggttgagtcagaggatgctcaagatttCTTAGATAGGTGCCAGTGGATCCTTCGCACGGAGAGTATTCTAGAGACTAATGgatctcatttactacttttcagctgtcgGGGGCAGCCTTCacatggtgggaggcctatgagttgagcaggccatCCAGCGCTGCACCGGTTACGTGGCAttagttctcagttctcttcgtagagaagtttgttccacagacccgcagggaggagttgcgtaggcagtttgagcagctatgtcAAGAGGGTGTGTCAGTGAcccaatatgagatgagattttcagagttggctcgtcacacaatctggttggttcccacagagagggagaggattagaaggttcattgatagcctcaactatggactgtgCTTCGTTATGACTCAGGAGATTGCATCATGTGCTAggttcgatgaggtggttgatattactAGGCATCTATAGAAGGTTCGTAGCCAGGAGCGCGAGGAGAGGGAGgtcaagaggcctcatggttcggGTGGTTTCGGTGGTGTTTCTTCTGGAGGACAGTCCCGCCACAGCAGGGGTCGCCCTTATAGTCCCACTCAGATGGCTcatccagttcatcgtggtgcatcagctagccatagttcatacagtgctcgtccgggtcagtcatctctcagtgccctcccagctcatAGTTCATCccatgctccatcagttcagggttagtctgtaccaggtccttctagtagttattctcGTTCTCAGGGTCAGATTCAGTCTCCACCACCATTGACGGATcagagttgctttgagtgtgtgGAGTTTGGACATGTGAGGAGGTATTGACCCCGTCTCTTCGGAGGTCCTGTTCAGCAGAGGAATCAGGTTATGACTTTTGCACTAGTTACTTCATCACTCGCtcagctagctcggggtggggctcaagtAGCTAGAGGTcaccttagagggggaggccgatcaggtgaaGGTTAAGCTTGATGCTATGCTTTTTCCGCCAgaccagaggccgttgcttcagacgtagtgatcacaggtattgtttcagtgagCCACATGGattcttccatattatttgaccttggttccacttattcatatgtatcatcatattttgctcgttatttggatatgttccatgagtccttagtttctcATGTTCATGTATCCATGCCGGTGgacgattctattgttgtggatgtTGCACCTTATTTTGCACAAGCCAAAACAATGtacaacttatagtactctacaaGGTTAATTATTGTTTAGAGTTGCTACCTAgtatttaaggtatactaggaCACCTATACTACGCTACGTAATATACACTTCAACTATGATCTGCGAAATCATTGAGATTCTAGATAAGGATTCAAGTTATCtcgaggggaaggtgttaggcatccctcaagatccacaaaatATTGTTCCTGTGGATCAAATAAGGGAGGGGAAGATTCAAAAGAATGATTAATTTGATATATACAAAAAAATGGTAAAGTAGCTTGAATGAGAAGTGATTGAAAAAGAATGTCACATGGTCAGTATATACAAAATGAGGATGAAGTATGTGAGAATTGTACTTTTATAAATTGACAAAATGCAGAACAAATATGTAGTAACAAGTGGAACATTTTGTAAATTAACTAGATGAATTGTAGTTAAAGAATGCACTTGGAAGTATTTGATTTATAACCAAAGGGTAAGGTATTTTGAGTGATAGTCTAAAtgtgagaaaaaaaaaagaaaaaaaaaggaaaactcACTTAAAGTGATTGGTCAAATGGGGGGaaagaattatttttaaatatttttttatgtaatGAATATGGTAAGaaagaaattaatctaatattttacaaaaaaaaatacgTTAAAGAAAGTATAATTAATTGTGACAagagaataataaaatatttatatttatgtgCACATGTAGTAGAAAATGGATGAACAAAATGTATGAAATAGTTTAGAtttgtttttttgaaaattggtgCACAAGACACAAAGAGAAGAATTTGGTATTTATAAAGAATAGGTTATGTAAGAAAGGAACAATATACAATTTGACTAAagtataaaattaataaaaaggaTAATTAACAATTCAAGACAAGATTAAAGGATGCACGGACACTATATCTTGCACTTTAATTTAATGAATAGGATATGAAAGAATTTCATTTAATATGAATGAACAAGTAAAAGAAGTTGTTAAAGGAATGAGAGTATAAGATAATGTGCAGTGATACGTGGAATATTTACAAATTGactaaataaatattaattaaagaTACACTTTGAAAGCAATTTAATTTATATGCAAAGATTAACCATTTAAGGAGAAAGTTAAATGTAAAAATAGAAATATACTCCACATGATTAGCAACAGATGGAAAAGAATAATCTTTAAACAACCTTAGTATATAACGATTAAAATGAAAGAACTAATCTTGATGATTAAAGAATGAATGTAGTATAAGAAAAATGTGTCAAAAACGTTTATGACATAGAAAACTATTGTATCAATATGAAGAAGTATTTGCGCTAAAAAAAGTGAGTCATCATTCAATAAGTAACTAAAGACCATTTTTGAGTCATGGTCTTGGAACACAATTATGTGGACCAAACCCGAATGACTACAAGGACAAAGTTTCGCAAAAAATAGTATGATAGTCCAATTACAATTCGCTACTTAAGATATGTCAATTAAAGAACAATTTACATATAAAGTGATTCAAAAAGGTGCTCATACAATTGTAAGACAAAgacaaaattattttattttattttttgaaagatgACCTGTTTTCATTTTTATGTATGTCTAATTTAACTAGTTGGATGTATATCAATCACAAATCACATTATGAAGGTATTCAACAACCTAGCATACATGCACAAATTTTATGAACTCGCGTAACATACAATATTAGGAAATAAAGGAATCATTAATTATATACAACTTCCTAAGTGCTTAGCAAATAGATAATATTAAAGCAAGCAAGAAAACACATCTATCGACTACTTCACTATACTTTACCTTTTGGGTACATCCATGAACGGGAAGTACGAAGCGGGGAGCTTAACGGGGATTTGTCTTTTCATATTCGGGTGTCGTCTTCCGAAAGTAACTCCGTGTGATAGTACCTCACAAGACAAGAGAAGTAAAATTGTTAGTAAAATAATGTGTAAGAGTCAAACTAATAGAGTGacatgtttttgaaatggtttttgtttaaaaatatatacGGGTGAAATTGAGCTCATGGTGCATCCTAGCCTCCGACAAAATATGCCAGGCTCGAGACATGGCAACAAGGGACCAAAATCGAGCCAAAGTCCCATCGGACCAAAACCCTGGGGCAtaacgcctgccttcgagaatatcgaggccatggtcgatcctagcctcgaacgacttcgaaAAACATTGTCAGACAACCAGCATAGCTAACAGAAGATCGAAATATTCGTGACCGACCGAATATTACGGTGGGGATCTCGACACTTATCGATAAGAAACGGACCATCAATGAATccgaagatttttaccttttatagagtagTATCTAAAATAGGACTCCCCTATTATATCaaaggggtctgataattcatgaaagacattgtaacacgcactcaaaagaaattatattattattttctttgtctcCAGCTCTTGTTCTTTTTCATCTATACTGGTCTTGGTGAGCTCGATTCGAGAGTGGCTATTTCATCAATGCtgaaactatccaactcatgtggtttgaatttattttgtcTCTATTTATTCAATAGCaactaatttatcgctttgtatcaaattaatctgcgtatccttaaaaccacttacaaatttatttgttatccgattttgaaggtaaacaaaaaatattttttttggttgaaaatttattcttgaaaatgatttgaaaggtttttttttttttaaagattgtTTTTAAAAAATGTTTTTGGAAAAGGTTTTtggaaaattatttaaaagataATATAGAAGGGTCAGATATGTGTAATATCCGTCTAGACATGAGAACGAGAAATGCATTGGTCGTGACTAAGGTAGCTAATAGTGTCGCCTTTCGAAGGTCGATTGGTTCGTCTCGTTCTCGTCTTTTCCTATTCCAATATTTATCGTCATCGCCTTGTTATTATAGGGCTCGGACCGGAGGGTCATTCGGGGCGTCATGGCCTTAAAATTTATTCTCTTCAGTGTAGTGTGTTTGAAAAATCAGTATCATATCGGTTCATCATCGACGATGTCCAACGGTGTAGTATTAACACATTAAATATGCAATCAGTGAAtgagaagatttttaccttttatagagttgtacctaaaataggactcccctactatataaagggggtctgataatttatgaaagacattgtaacatgcactcaaaagcaattatattattattttctttgtctcCAGCTCTTGTTCTTTTTCATCTATACCGGTCTTGGTGAGCTCTGTTCGAGAGTGGCTATTTCATCAAGGCTAAAACTATCCAACTCATGTGATTTGAATTTATTTTCTCTATGTTTATTCAATAGCAACTTAAtatatcgctttgtatcaaattaatatgcgtatccttaaaactacttacaaatttaattgttatccgattttgagggtaaacagtttggcgtccaccgtggttCTAAGTATAAtagcggcaatttgatacaaatcccTGTAACataccctattttacacttgttctttgaagtgtctttgattccaggttaaaaatcaaaatgtcaaaccccCAATCTACCCCTCTAAACATGGGCGTCGAGTCCAGCCACCATGATAAGAACAACAATGTAGCACCCGGTAACGAGGTGCCCGCAGTTGACCTCGGCGGAGTTCCGGTCGTGGACCTTATCAACGCCAGTTCATATATGGCCATCAACAcaaatttgcctaccgatcctgagaacaGCGTGCGCAGGGAAGTCCGATCGATTGTCTAGAATATGCACAGTGGTGAAAATGATGGGATCAATTTGCGGGTAATAttcaaaatgttacaggctcaacaggcagcgatagctcagttacagaaccaaagccgaGCGTCGAGCAGGGTTGAGCCCAAGCCATCCCGGAAAGTCACCCGCAGAAATAAACTGATCACATAGAGGCAGAATGAAAATGAATTGgggaccaaccccgagatcataaagttGCTCGAGGAATTGTCAAAACGGATAGAATCATggggagaagaaaattgaagccaatgacaaaaaggtggaaacctacaactccagggtcgaccaaatcccaggagtacctccgatattgaagggcctggattccaagaagtttgttcaaaaaccttttcctccaaacGCAGCCCCGAAGCCtatcccaaagaagttccgcatgccggagattcctaagtacaacggaatgaccgacccaaatgagcatgtgacttcctacacatgtgccatcaaagagaacggcttggaggatgatgagatcgagtctgtcctgcTGAAAATATTCGGGGAAACTCTGTccaaaggagctatgatatggtatcacaacttacctcctaattttattgactcattttctatgcttgcagattccttcataaaagcacatgtcagggctatcaaggtcgagaccaggaagtcatacgtttttaaagtgaagtagagggataatgagatgctcagggaattcgtatcccaatttcaaatggaacggatggacctgcctccggCCGCGGATGATTGGGCCTTTCAAGCCTTCACCTAGGGGCTCAATGCTCaaagctcgttggcttcacagcagttgaaacaaaacctgGTGGAGTACCCGACtgtcacttgggccgacgtgcataatcagTATCAATCAAAATTCAGGGTCGAAGACTATCAACTCGCAGCCCTTTTCGGGTCTGTTTACCCTGTCAGAGTCGTCAACAGAGTCAGG is a window from the Nicotiana tomentosiformis chromosome 10, ASM39032v3, whole genome shotgun sequence genome containing:
- the LOC138899903 gene encoding uncharacterized protein, with product MVEDYFEVFMDDFLVVGNSFDDFLEDLDKVLARCEEANLVLNWEKCHFMIDKAFDTLLRKYGVTHKLTTPYHPQASDQVEVSNREIKSILSNTVNANRTDWSKKLDDALWAYMTAYKTSIGMSSYPLVFGKACNLLVELEHKAIWALKKLNLYWDVAANLRVTHLNELDEFQYHAYESSSLYKEKMKYLHDKYIWNKEFKVGDLVLLFNSRLRMLPVKLKSKWSGPFEIVGVTSFDTLDLKNKNNEIF